The following coding sequences are from one Mesorhizobium onobrychidis window:
- the phoB gene encoding phosphate regulon transcriptional regulator PhoB translates to MIAPRIMVVEDEEPLGVLLRYNLESEGYQVEVVTRGDEAEIRLQENVPDLLVLDWMVPAVSGIELCRRLRVRPETERLPIIMLTARGEESDRVRGLSTGADDYLVKPFSTPEFMARVKALLRRAKPEVLSSVLKVGDIVLDRESHRVYRKKSEIRLGPTEFRLLEFMMRHPGRVFSRSQLLDNVWGETIYIDERTVDVHVGRLRKAVNNGRMPDVIRTIRGAGYAIRED, encoded by the coding sequence ATGATCGCGCCGCGCATCATGGTGGTGGAGGATGAAGAGCCGCTGGGCGTCCTCCTCCGTTACAATCTGGAATCCGAAGGTTATCAGGTCGAGGTGGTGACGCGCGGCGACGAGGCCGAAATCCGGCTGCAGGAAAACGTGCCCGATCTCCTGGTGCTCGACTGGATGGTGCCGGCGGTTTCCGGCATCGAACTTTGCAGGCGCCTTCGGGTGCGTCCCGAAACTGAGCGGCTGCCGATCATCATGCTTACCGCGCGCGGTGAGGAGAGCGACCGGGTGCGCGGCCTTTCCACCGGAGCCGACGACTATCTGGTCAAGCCGTTCTCGACGCCGGAATTCATGGCCAGGGTCAAGGCGCTGCTGCGCCGCGCCAAGCCCGAAGTGCTGTCCAGCGTGCTTAAGGTCGGCGACATCGTGCTCGATCGCGAATCGCACAGGGTCTATCGCAAGAAGAGCGAGATCCGGCTCGGGCCGACCGAATTCCGGCTGCTCGAATTCATGATGCGGCACCCGGGTCGGGTCTTCTCGCGCAGCCAGTTGCTCGACAATGTCTGGGGCGAGACGATCTACATCGACGAGCGCACGGTGGACGTCCATGTCGGACGGTTGCGCAAGGCGGTCAACAATGGTCGCATGCCCGATGTCATCCGCACCATCCGCGGCGCGGGCTATGCGATCAGGGAAGACTAG